A region of Thermobifida halotolerans DNA encodes the following proteins:
- a CDS encoding CRISPR-associated endonuclease Cas2 yields MHHVQRSVFEGQLSPAQLRRFQSGVSDFIDHGTTTSSSTSFLLVLSFATTPSDSTD; encoded by the coding sequence CTGCACCATGTACAGCGCAGTGTTTTCGAAGGGCAACTCTCGCCAGCTCAACTCCGTCGTTTCCAGAGCGGTGTCAGCGACTTCATTGACCACGGGACGACCACGTCATCGTCTACAAGCTTCCTCTTGGTGCTGAGTTTCGCCACCACACCATCGGACTCGACCGACTAG
- the cas5 gene encoding CRISPR-associated protein Cas5, translating to MTEALEITVTAPIVSFRNPLYAAVQVTLPCPPPSTVAGLLASMVGGWDAMPRGTAFAMAFTAQGQGTDVETFHPLEAKGGRISPTPKDREFLADATLTVWFTDHLDLWEAAVRRPVWPLRFGRSQDLASARVRRTVLRPQPGRQGHALVPDSASKAGTTLRLPTAISRDRARTTWAGYRYATSGSNYMLTTGHSTPEGQAVVLLEGVHPDLVAENAA from the coding sequence GTGACCGAAGCTCTGGAGATCACGGTCACCGCACCGATCGTGTCCTTCCGCAACCCTTTGTACGCCGCCGTGCAGGTCACGCTGCCCTGCCCGCCGCCCTCCACGGTGGCGGGCCTGCTGGCCTCCATGGTCGGCGGCTGGGATGCCATGCCCCGCGGCACCGCCTTCGCGATGGCGTTCACCGCCCAAGGCCAGGGAACCGACGTGGAGACCTTCCACCCACTGGAAGCCAAAGGGGGCCGGATCTCGCCCACGCCCAAGGACCGGGAGTTCCTCGCCGACGCCACCCTGACCGTGTGGTTCACCGACCACCTGGACCTGTGGGAGGCGGCGGTACGCCGACCGGTGTGGCCGCTGCGGTTCGGCCGCAGCCAGGACCTGGCTTCGGCCCGTGTCCGCAGGACCGTCCTGCGACCGCAACCAGGACGCCAGGGACACGCCCTCGTGCCCGACAGCGCTTCCAAAGCCGGAACCACACTGCGGCTTCCCACGGCGATCAGCCGCGACCGGGCCCGCACCACCTGGGCCGGATACCGTTACGCCACCTCGGGCAGCAACTACATGCTCACCACCGGGCACTCCACCCCCGAAGGCCAGGCGGTGGTGCTGCTGGAGGGCGTTCATCCCGACCTCGTCGCGGAGAACGCCGCGTGA
- the cas7i gene encoding type I-B CRISPR-associated protein Cas7/Cst2/DevR, translating to MTYLVGKIALDVTAGAPNNGRGEDNVAVTKKLYINGKTYPYISAQAFRRWLRDSFPSSEAPSPVERSGTGKRQQAHTAGRPDLYLDDDLFGYMVAAKKENYQRDTVLATGTLVSVTPAKPRTDFGTMSRGFPAGANPVIHEHEHYTAELAGDVLLDLPRVGVFEQEGSGLRRALSPAAEAEALAAGAEEVQFRGVKSLRLDIAERRRRAAVLLRTLAEVRGGAKKALHYGDRAPALVLLAPLKGGNNPFTRVLAATSRGVAFDVDTFREEKSAWADELDGPIQIGWAPGFLGDQREQVRRELAAEIEAGEVVIDHPRLVLKALAKSIEAGECDAWFEDAPR from the coding sequence GTGACCTACCTGGTGGGCAAGATCGCTTTGGACGTCACCGCTGGCGCGCCCAACAACGGCCGTGGCGAGGACAACGTGGCCGTCACCAAGAAGCTGTACATCAACGGCAAGACCTACCCGTACATCTCGGCGCAGGCGTTCCGGCGGTGGCTGCGCGACTCGTTCCCCTCCTCAGAGGCACCCTCGCCGGTGGAGCGTTCCGGCACGGGCAAACGGCAGCAAGCTCACACCGCGGGACGCCCCGACCTATATCTGGACGACGACCTGTTCGGCTACATGGTCGCGGCGAAGAAGGAGAACTACCAACGCGACACCGTGCTGGCCACCGGAACCCTGGTCTCGGTCACCCCCGCCAAACCCAGAACGGACTTCGGGACGATGAGCCGCGGTTTCCCCGCCGGCGCCAACCCGGTCATCCACGAACACGAGCACTACACCGCCGAACTCGCCGGAGACGTGCTGCTGGACCTGCCTCGGGTGGGAGTGTTCGAACAGGAGGGCAGTGGACTGCGTCGCGCCCTGTCCCCGGCCGCTGAGGCCGAGGCCTTGGCCGCAGGCGCCGAAGAGGTGCAGTTCCGCGGAGTGAAGTCACTGCGGCTGGACATCGCCGAGCGGCGCCGCCGGGCCGCTGTGCTGCTGCGCACCCTGGCCGAGGTGCGGGGCGGCGCGAAGAAAGCGCTGCACTACGGCGACCGCGCCCCCGCCCTGGTGCTGCTGGCCCCGCTGAAAGGTGGCAACAACCCGTTCACCCGAGTGCTGGCCGCCACGTCGCGCGGGGTCGCCTTCGACGTCGACACTTTCCGGGAGGAGAAAAGCGCCTGGGCCGACGAACTGGACGGGCCGATCCAGATCGGCTGGGCCCCGGGTTTCCTGGGAGACCAGCGGGAACAGGTCCGCCGGGAACTCGCCGCCGAGATCGAGGCGGGCGAGGTCGTCATCGACCACCCCCGCCTGGTGCTGAAGGCGCTGGCCAAGAGCATCGAGGCCGGTGAATGCGACGCCTGGTTCGAGGACGCGCCCCGGTGA
- a CDS encoding CRISPR-associated helicase/endonuclease Cas3 — MNPLNRIWAKSASPGQSWGELLTEHLDATLTALDLLRHRVGRIAAVPDRFWTWAALACLFHDAGKIPEGFQRMVGNPRPAQVWGLRHEIYSLGFVDHVLAHLDEDERQWIALGVLTHHRPLSGGARSIRKQKGSLRTPQAVTDAFGPVDEQTANALTAWLAQRCYAPVPKPVTATDLGKATHRLLTTVLDHWAEESPDNEAGLHAVLLQGAVTLADHVASAHTTLLTDHPLDAEYPERLRKRLTNQGATLFPHQEAAARASGHLLLRAPTGKGKTEASLLWALTQIDQVRATTGGQPRLFYTLPYLASINAMADRLGEELDDPERQSIGVTHSKAADYHLRRAINDDHDETEPLEHATRAVAKANASRLFRELVRVTTPYQLMRAALAGPAHSSTLIDSVNSVFVFDELHAYDTHRLGIILAMTGMWARLGGRIGVVSATLPDALAELIEKTLGEPLAEVAPDSGQAWPRRHRLHLDETHLTSTESIAAITEQLVQGNSVLVVANNVADAQNIYDTLAPTARELYGDDGAILLHARFRAKDRGEIERRILERYGTNQKHHPGLVVATQVVEVSLDLDFDILHTSAAPLEALIQRFGRVNRLNGRDQSAPVVVHRPDYAPRARGGGDEYADKVYAAEPTRLGWDILIRHDGDPLDERLFTDWLNEVYTSPWGQRWRSDVERVRTEFTRRFLTFDPPFDDRSDLAAAFDQMFDGAEGILAEDLEAYREALDQGRDPQTRKAARLLASGYLISLPDHARRLGRWDKEFGLIVIDADYTEEKGLGALNRDDRTSYVMGEVL; from the coding sequence GTGAATCCGCTGAACCGGATCTGGGCCAAGAGCGCTTCCCCCGGGCAGTCCTGGGGGGAGTTGCTCACCGAACACCTCGACGCGACCCTCACCGCACTGGACCTGCTGCGCCACCGCGTGGGACGTATCGCCGCGGTCCCCGACCGCTTCTGGACCTGGGCTGCCCTGGCCTGCCTCTTCCACGACGCAGGAAAGATCCCCGAGGGCTTCCAACGCATGGTTGGCAACCCGCGTCCCGCCCAGGTGTGGGGCCTGCGCCACGAGATCTACTCCCTCGGGTTCGTCGACCACGTCCTCGCCCACCTGGACGAGGACGAACGACAGTGGATCGCCCTGGGAGTACTCACCCACCACCGTCCTCTGAGCGGTGGTGCCCGGTCGATCCGGAAACAGAAAGGCTCCCTGCGCACCCCCCAAGCGGTGACCGATGCCTTCGGACCGGTGGACGAGCAGACAGCCAACGCCTTGACGGCATGGCTCGCCCAACGCTGCTACGCCCCCGTCCCGAAACCGGTGACCGCGACCGACCTGGGCAAGGCAACCCACCGGCTCCTCACCACCGTCCTGGACCACTGGGCCGAGGAGAGCCCCGACAACGAGGCGGGACTGCACGCGGTGCTGCTGCAGGGCGCGGTCACCCTCGCCGACCACGTGGCCTCCGCCCACACCACACTGCTGACCGACCACCCGCTGGACGCCGAGTATCCCGAACGGCTGCGCAAACGCCTCACCAACCAGGGGGCGACCTTGTTCCCCCACCAAGAGGCAGCAGCCCGAGCCTCGGGACACCTGCTGCTGCGCGCCCCGACCGGCAAGGGCAAGACCGAAGCCTCCCTGCTGTGGGCGCTCACCCAGATCGACCAGGTGCGCGCCACCACTGGAGGACAGCCCCGCCTGTTCTACACGCTGCCCTACCTGGCCTCGATCAACGCCATGGCCGACCGGCTCGGCGAAGAGTTGGACGACCCCGAACGGCAGAGCATCGGCGTGACACATTCGAAGGCCGCCGACTACCACCTGCGCCGCGCCATCAACGACGACCACGACGAGACCGAACCGCTGGAACACGCCACCCGCGCGGTCGCCAAGGCCAACGCCAGCCGCCTGTTCCGCGAACTCGTGCGGGTCACCACCCCCTACCAGCTGATGCGCGCCGCCCTGGCCGGCCCCGCACACTCCTCCACACTCATCGACTCGGTCAACTCGGTGTTCGTCTTCGACGAACTCCACGCCTACGACACCCACCGCCTCGGCATCATCCTGGCCATGACAGGCATGTGGGCACGCCTCGGCGGACGCATCGGCGTAGTCTCGGCGACCCTGCCCGACGCCCTCGCAGAGTTGATCGAGAAAACCCTGGGCGAGCCCTTGGCCGAGGTCGCCCCGGACAGCGGGCAGGCGTGGCCGCGCCGCCACCGACTGCACCTCGACGAAACCCACCTGACCAGTACAGAGAGCATCGCCGCCATCACCGAACAACTCGTCCAGGGCAACAGTGTGCTGGTGGTGGCCAACAACGTCGCCGACGCCCAGAACATCTACGACACACTCGCACCAACCGCCCGCGAGTTGTACGGCGACGACGGCGCGATTCTGCTGCACGCGCGCTTCCGCGCGAAGGACCGCGGGGAAATCGAACGCCGGATCCTGGAACGCTACGGCACCAACCAAAAGCATCACCCCGGTCTGGTGGTGGCCACCCAGGTCGTCGAGGTCTCTCTCGACCTGGACTTCGACATCCTGCACACTTCGGCCGCTCCTCTGGAAGCACTCATCCAGCGTTTCGGCCGCGTCAACCGCCTCAACGGACGGGACCAGTCCGCACCGGTGGTCGTGCACCGACCCGACTACGCCCCCCGTGCTCGGGGCGGAGGCGACGAGTACGCCGACAAGGTCTACGCGGCCGAACCCACCCGACTGGGATGGGACATCCTCATCCGCCACGACGGCGACCCACTCGACGAGCGCCTGTTCACCGACTGGCTCAACGAGGTCTACACCAGCCCTTGGGGACAGCGGTGGCGCAGCGACGTCGAGCGGGTGCGCACAGAGTTCACCCGGCGCTTCCTCACCTTCGACCCGCCCTTCGACGACCGCAGCGACCTCGCCGCCGCGTTCGACCAGATGTTCGACGGTGCCGAGGGGATTCTGGCCGAAGACCTCGAGGCCTACCGGGAGGCGCTCGATCAGGGCAGAGACCCGCAAACCCGCAAAGCCGCACGCCTCCTGGCATCCGGCTACCTCATTTCACTCCCCGACCACGCCCGCCGCCTGGGGCGGTGGGACAAGGAATTCGGACTCATCGTGATCGACGCCGACTACACCGAAGAAAAAGGGCTCGGCGCCCTCAACCGGGACGACCGCACAAGCTACGTGATGGGCGAAGTGCTGTGA
- a CDS encoding CRISPR-associated protein Cas4 — MISAEDVGGVHVKYLYHCPRQLWLYVRGFRPEALSEAVQMGEAVHDTSYRRATPIDLGAAKLDDLDGDLWVHEIKSASKPSTADEAQAIHYCYRLRKVGVEAQGAVLHYPKTRRTQRITYTPAHEARAEEDIVNVLDTVASPTSPQRLERAACRGCSYQDYCWSD; from the coding sequence GTGATCAGCGCCGAAGACGTGGGCGGCGTCCACGTCAAATACCTGTACCACTGCCCGCGCCAACTGTGGCTGTACGTGCGGGGATTCCGCCCCGAAGCGCTCAGCGAAGCAGTGCAGATGGGCGAGGCCGTCCACGACACCTCCTACCGCCGAGCCACCCCCATCGACCTGGGCGCGGCCAAGCTGGACGACCTCGACGGCGACCTGTGGGTTCACGAAATCAAGTCCGCCTCCAAACCCTCGACCGCCGATGAGGCCCAGGCCATCCACTACTGCTACCGGCTGCGCAAGGTCGGAGTGGAAGCCCAAGGCGCGGTCCTGCACTACCCCAAGACCCGCCGCACCCAGCGCATCACCTACACACCCGCCCACGAGGCCCGAGCAGAGGAGGACATCGTGAACGTCCTGGACACCGTGGCCTCTCCCACCTCCCCTCAACGCCTGGAACGCGCCGCCTGCCGAGGGTGCAGCTACCAGGACTACTGCTGGAGCGACTGA
- a CDS encoding tyrosine-type recombinase/integrase, which produces MNEIRPGHVQEWVRARQQDGLAASTIQRIVTVLGAIFSTALLNQIIFIHPCEGVVLPKVGRKPLKTITPEQFGEFYSHIDGEVFQLLVEVAIEPGLRWGELSELRMKDLERPSGILTASRAAVEIAPRLHSTGGRFLAKDYPKDGKFRRLKPRRPLVTRIAAFALANGIRDEDLLFQFPDHDDAPIPELPDGVDLGMTPPNDKGRRYRHGTTAAYTNGKCRCEYCRTAFARYRALRRAEGKDQPRRRRQVNTDGHIPAQCFRTNIWHPAREEADLPKDITPYKLRHAHASWLLAGGADLMVVKERLGHASITTTERYLHTLPDADDTALDALANIRGRARRYTDQRSIS; this is translated from the coding sequence ATGAACGAGATTCGTCCAGGCCATGTCCAGGAATGGGTGCGTGCGCGGCAGCAGGACGGCCTTGCGGCTTCGACGATCCAGCGGATCGTCACCGTCCTCGGCGCGATATTCTCTACAGCCCTGTTGAACCAGATCATCTTCATCCACCCGTGCGAAGGCGTCGTCCTGCCGAAGGTCGGCCGCAAGCCCCTGAAGACCATCACCCCGGAGCAGTTCGGCGAGTTCTACTCCCACATCGACGGTGAGGTCTTCCAGCTTCTGGTCGAGGTCGCGATCGAGCCCGGGCTGCGCTGGGGCGAGCTGAGCGAGCTGCGGATGAAAGACCTGGAGCGGCCGAGCGGCATCCTCACCGCCAGCCGCGCCGCGGTCGAGATCGCGCCTCGCCTCCACTCCACCGGCGGCCGGTTCCTCGCCAAGGACTATCCCAAGGACGGCAAGTTCCGCCGCCTGAAGCCACGCCGCCCGCTGGTGACCAGGATCGCAGCGTTCGCCCTGGCCAACGGCATCAGGGACGAGGACCTGCTGTTCCAGTTCCCCGACCACGACGATGCTCCGATCCCCGAACTCCCCGACGGGGTGGACCTGGGGATGACCCCGCCCAACGACAAGGGCCGCCGCTACCGGCACGGGACCACAGCGGCCTACACCAACGGCAAGTGCCGCTGCGAGTACTGCCGCACGGCGTTCGCCCGCTACCGGGCTCTGCGCCGGGCCGAAGGCAAGGACCAGCCCCGCAGGCGCCGCCAGGTCAACACCGACGGCCACATCCCCGCCCAGTGTTTCCGCACCAACATCTGGCACCCGGCCCGCGAGGAGGCCGACCTGCCCAAGGACATCACGCCATACAAACTCCGCCACGCCCACGCATCCTGGCTCCTGGCCGGCGGAGCCGACCTCATGGTCGTCAAGGAGCGCCTCGGCCACGCATCGATCACCACGACCGAGCGCTACCTGCACACGCTCCCCGACGCCGACGACACCGCACTCGACGCACTCGCCAACATCCGAGGACGCGCTAGGAGGTACACCGATCAGCGGTCCATCAGCTAG